A section of the Dehalococcoidia bacterium genome encodes:
- a CDS encoding Glu/Leu/Phe/Val dehydrogenase codes for MGSDAPLATALAQFHAAADRLGLDDGLRALLSSCKRELIVHFPVRMDDGSVKVFTGYRVQHNLARGPGKGGIRYHPAVDLDEVRALAMWMTWKAAVTGIPYGGAKGGVMVDPKALSQGELERLTRRYATELSPIIGPEDDIPAPDMGTNPQVMAWFMDTISMHHGSTVLGIVTGKPPEVGGIRGRLEATGRGITYIVEEATAAQGLPRDGLSVAVQGFGNVGATAAILLHRQGFRVVAVSDSSGGIYNGTGLDLEALCHHKRAGLPLAQAPGGDHISNEELLELPVDVLVPAATAAQITAANASRIRARLVVEGANGPVTHEADAILWDRGITVVPDIVANAGGLVVSYFEWVQNIQRLFWDEEEVNERLRQMMVRAFRQVASVAREKGITLREAAMTLAVERVVEAIRLRGLYP; via the coding sequence ATGGGCTCGGACGCTCCCCTGGCTACCGCTTTGGCCCAGTTCCACGCCGCTGCCGACCGGCTGGGGCTGGACGATGGCCTGCGGGCCCTCCTATCCTCCTGCAAGCGGGAGCTCATCGTCCACTTCCCTGTCCGCATGGACGATGGCTCGGTGAAGGTCTTCACCGGATATCGCGTCCAGCACAATCTGGCCCGTGGCCCTGGAAAGGGGGGCATACGCTACCACCCCGCGGTGGACCTGGACGAGGTGCGAGCCCTGGCCATGTGGATGACCTGGAAGGCGGCCGTCACCGGCATCCCCTATGGCGGGGCCAAGGGCGGGGTCATGGTGGACCCCAAGGCGCTGTCCCAAGGGGAGCTGGAGCGCCTCACCCGCCGCTACGCCACAGAGCTGTCCCCCATCATCGGGCCCGAGGACGATATCCCCGCCCCAGACATGGGCACCAACCCCCAGGTAATGGCCTGGTTCATGGATACCATCAGCATGCACCATGGCTCCACCGTACTGGGGATAGTGACGGGCAAGCCGCCGGAGGTGGGGGGCATCCGCGGACGCCTGGAGGCTACGGGTCGAGGCATCACCTACATCGTGGAGGAGGCCACGGCTGCCCAAGGGCTGCCCAGGGACGGCCTCTCGGTGGCTGTGCAGGGGTTTGGCAATGTGGGCGCTACCGCCGCCATCCTCCTGCACCGGCAAGGGTTCCGGGTGGTGGCCGTAAGCGATAGCTCCGGGGGCATCTATAACGGGACAGGGCTTGACCTAGAAGCCCTCTGCCACCATAAGCGCGCCGGCCTCCCTCTGGCCCAGGCCCCGGGGGGCGACCACATCTCCAACGAGGAGCTCCTGGAGTTGCCGGTGGACGTGCTGGTGCCCGCGGCTACCGCCGCCCAGATCACCGCTGCCAACGCCTCCCGCATCCGGGCCCGCCTGGTGGTGGAAGGCGCCAACGGCCCCGTCACCCACGAGGCAGACGCCATCCTGTGGGACCGCGGCATCACGGTGGTGCCGGACATCGTAGCCAACGCTGGCGGACTGGTGGTCTCCTACTTCGAGTGGGTGCAGAACATTCAACGTCTGTTCTGGGACGAGGAAGAGGTGAACGAGCGCCTACGTCAGATGATGGTACGGGCCTTCCGTCAGGTGGCCAGCGTGGCCCGGGAGAAGGGGATCACCCTGCGGGAAGCGGCCATGACATTGGCCGTGGAGAGGGTGGTGGAGGCAATACGGCTGCGAGGCCTCTACCCCTGA